A stretch of Chitinophaga caeni DNA encodes these proteins:
- a CDS encoding (Fe-S)-binding protein has protein sequence MSIMQQILFVIAFAIAVILFSKKVMQIRRNILLGRDIDLTDNRGQRWKNMLLLAFGQKKMFRNPLVGLLHFFVYAGFVIINIEILEIILDGITGKHRLFAPLTGSLYTVLIGCFEVLAVLVILGCAIFLIRRNIIHVKRLANKELNGWPKTDANLILITEIVLMCLFLSMNTSDQILQARGHEHYTATGSFWISSQLIPVFSGLSDANLIGIERGAWWLHILGILAFLNYLPYSKHLHIILAFPNAFYNRLVPKGEMENMPAIQQEVLYAMQPEMAPTEPSTGEMPKFGAKDVQDLTWKNLLDAYTCTECGRCSAACPATTTGKALSPRLIMMKTRDRAELVGKELNKKEDFKEDGKSLLYDYITEEELRACTTCNACVQECPVSINPLDIILQLRRHLVMEASSAPAEWTNMFSNIENNMAPWKFSPDDRDKWAIEMNA, from the coding sequence ATGTCTATAATGCAACAAATTTTATTCGTAATTGCTTTTGCAATTGCCGTCATCTTATTTTCTAAGAAGGTGATGCAAATACGCCGAAACATCTTATTGGGAAGAGACATTGACCTTACGGATAACCGGGGTCAACGATGGAAGAACATGTTATTACTGGCTTTTGGGCAAAAGAAGATGTTCCGTAATCCATTAGTGGGTTTATTACACTTTTTCGTTTATGCCGGGTTCGTGATTATCAATATCGAAATTCTTGAAATTATCCTCGATGGCATTACCGGTAAACACAGGCTTTTCGCGCCGCTTACAGGAAGTCTTTACACGGTATTAATCGGCTGCTTCGAAGTATTGGCCGTATTGGTAATTTTAGGCTGCGCGATCTTTTTAATCCGCAGGAATATCATCCATGTAAAACGCTTGGCCAACAAGGAACTGAATGGCTGGCCAAAAACGGATGCCAACCTGATCTTGATCACTGAAATTGTATTGATGTGCCTGTTCTTAAGCATGAATACTTCGGATCAAATCTTACAAGCCCGTGGCCACGAACATTATACGGCTACAGGCTCCTTTTGGATCAGCAGCCAATTGATCCCGGTATTTAGCGGTTTGAGCGATGCAAACTTGATCGGCATAGAAAGAGGCGCATGGTGGTTACACATTTTGGGGATATTAGCATTCTTAAACTACCTACCCTATTCCAAACACCTCCATATAATATTGGCATTTCCGAATGCCTTTTATAACCGCTTGGTTCCCAAAGGCGAAATGGAGAATATGCCTGCCATCCAGCAGGAAGTACTATATGCGATGCAGCCGGAAATGGCACCCACCGAACCTTCCACGGGAGAAATGCCGAAGTTCGGCGCCAAGGATGTCCAAGATCTTACCTGGAAAAACTTACTCGATGCTTATACTTGCACCGAATGCGGCCGTTGTTCCGCCGCATGTCCGGCTACAACCACCGGCAAGGCGCTGAGCCCGCGGTTAATCATGATGAAAACCCGTGACCGCGCCGAGTTGGTTGGCAAAGAGCTGAATAAAAAAGAAGATTTTAAAGAAGACGGCAAATCACTTTTATATGATTATATCACTGAAGAAGAACTGAGGGCGTGTACTACCTGCAACGCCTGTGTGCAAGAATGCCCTGTAAGCATTAACCCGCTGGATATCATATTGCAATTAAGAAGGCACCTCGTAATGGAAGCCTCATCGGCTCCTGCCGAGTGGACGAACATGTTCAGCAATATAGAAAACAACATGGCGCCGTGGAAGTTTTCCCCGGATGATCGCGACAAATGGGCTATAGAGATGAATGCCTAG
- a CDS encoding phospho-sugar mutase — translation MDANIQSKVNSWLQPPYDEATIAAVKTLESEHPEELMDAFYRNLEFGTGGLRGVMGVGTNRMNKYTVGMATQGFANYILKSVVNGVPKIAIAHDSRNNSRYFAEVAANVMAANGVEVYLFESLRPTPELSFTIRHLACSAGIVLTASHNPKEYNGYKAYWDDGAQLVSPHDKNVIREVEQIASIDDVKWNGDAAPIHIIGKEIDDAYLSMLQSLSINPEVNRKQHDLKIVYTPIHGTGITLVPEILKRFGFDKVHVVEEQASPDGNFPTVVYPNPEEAEAMSMGLKKAKELDADILLGTDPDADRVGIAVKNLEGDWILLNGNQTAALLFNYIIEQRKQKGLAKPNDFVCKTVVTSELIDVFAAAHQIQCYNVLTGFKWIASLIHSLEGKENFVCGGEESYGYMIGDNVRDKDAIASVAMICEMAAFAKESGKSLFEQLIEVYTKYGFYKEHLISITKKGMKGAEEIAAMMQSYRTAPPATINGSEVLKIYDYQTQQITELKSGQVTGIDLPVSNVLQFVLADGSKISARPSGTEPKIKFYFSVCAPLASKGEFNTVETQLNEKIKGIISDMKL, via the coding sequence ATGGATGCAAACATTCAGTCAAAAGTAAATTCCTGGTTGCAACCGCCTTATGATGAGGCCACGATAGCAGCAGTGAAAACCTTGGAGTCAGAACACCCGGAAGAATTAATGGATGCCTTTTACCGGAACCTGGAATTTGGTACCGGTGGACTAAGAGGGGTAATGGGCGTAGGAACCAACAGGATGAATAAATACACGGTGGGAATGGCCACGCAGGGTTTCGCCAATTACATCCTTAAAAGCGTTGTAAACGGCGTACCTAAAATAGCCATCGCGCACGACAGCAGGAATAATAGCCGTTACTTTGCTGAAGTTGCTGCCAATGTTATGGCTGCCAACGGCGTGGAAGTGTACCTCTTCGAAAGCTTGCGCCCTACACCCGAACTGTCTTTCACGATTCGCCACCTGGCATGCAGCGCGGGCATCGTCCTCACTGCCTCCCACAACCCGAAAGAATATAATGGATATAAAGCATATTGGGATGATGGCGCCCAGTTAGTTTCGCCGCATGATAAAAATGTTATCCGCGAAGTTGAACAAATCGCCAGCATCGATGATGTGAAATGGAATGGCGATGCCGCTCCTATCCACATCATCGGCAAAGAAATTGATGATGCTTACTTATCTATGCTACAATCGCTTTCGATTAACCCGGAAGTGAACCGTAAACAACATGATCTCAAGATCGTGTATACGCCGATCCATGGAACTGGAATCACCTTGGTACCGGAAATATTAAAACGTTTCGGCTTCGATAAAGTACATGTAGTAGAAGAACAAGCCAGCCCGGATGGCAATTTCCCAACGGTTGTTTACCCGAATCCAGAAGAGGCCGAAGCGATGAGCATGGGCTTAAAGAAAGCCAAGGAATTGGATGCTGACATCCTTTTAGGAACGGATCCCGATGCTGACCGTGTAGGCATTGCCGTTAAAAATTTAGAAGGCGACTGGATTTTGCTAAACGGAAATCAAACCGCTGCATTATTATTCAATTACATCATCGAACAACGCAAGCAAAAAGGTTTAGCCAAGCCGAATGATTTCGTTTGTAAAACGGTCGTAACCTCCGAATTGATCGATGTATTTGCCGCTGCACATCAAATTCAATGCTACAACGTGTTGACCGGCTTTAAATGGATCGCGTCTTTAATTCATAGCTTGGAAGGAAAAGAAAACTTCGTATGCGGCGGCGAAGAGTCGTACGGTTATATGATCGGTGACAATGTGCGTGATAAGGATGCCATTGCATCGGTGGCGATGATTTGCGAAATGGCTGCATTCGCGAAGGAAAGTGGCAAATCTTTATTTGAGCAGTTGATAGAAGTTTATACCAAATACGGTTTTTACAAGGAGCACTTGATTTCCATCACTAAGAAAGGCATGAAAGGCGCAGAAGAGATTGCTGCCATGATGCAAAGTTACCGTACTGCCCCCCCGGCCACTATCAACGGCTCGGAAGTGCTGAAGATCTACGACTATCAAACGCAACAGATCACGGAGTTGAAAAGTGGCCAAGTAACGGGAATAGATTTACCGGTTTCCAATGTTTTGCAATTTGTTTTGGCAGATGGCAGTAAAATTTCTGCTAGACCATCCGGTACCGAACCAAAAATCAAATTCTATTTCAGTGTATGTGCGCCGTTGGCTAGCAAAGGCGAATTTAATACGGTAGAAACCCAGTTAAATGAAAAAATAAAGGGTATAATTTCAGACATGAAGTTATAA
- a CDS encoding sigma-54 interaction domain-containing protein, which yields MDNIQSIKNRFGIIGNSAALNYALTVAAQVSNTDLTVLIVGESGVGKEVFSQIIHTLSARKHNPFIAVNCGAIPEGTIDSELFGHEKGSFTGAVDSRKGYFETVNGGTIFLDEIGEMPLGTQARLLRVLETGEYIRVGSSKVQKTDVRVIAATNRDLLDLTQAGKFREDLYYRLNTVPIRVPSLRDRKEDIPLLFRKFCVDFAERYKTTAIQLDDEAKNILINYPWRGNVRELKNMAEQISVLAQEKLVSSEELKRFLPEQVPMQQLPVLANSGNKSQNGDFNSERDILYKLFFDMKKDVNELKKMFFDILQNPNIAHAPAYQDADLLHNYAPAEMNAGQNAGSHQPILLSGDKIAQHEEVEETLSIADKEKELIVKALKKHKGKRKDAALELGISERTLYRKLKEYNIND from the coding sequence ATGGATAATATTCAAAGCATTAAGAACAGGTTTGGAATCATTGGTAATTCAGCAGCATTGAATTATGCTTTAACCGTGGCCGCCCAAGTTTCCAATACGGATCTAACGGTCCTGATTGTCGGTGAAAGTGGTGTAGGTAAAGAAGTTTTCTCTCAAATCATCCATACATTAAGCGCACGCAAACATAATCCTTTCATTGCCGTTAACTGCGGCGCCATACCGGAAGGAACGATAGATTCCGAGCTATTCGGCCATGAGAAAGGGTCTTTCACAGGTGCGGTAGATAGCCGGAAAGGTTATTTTGAAACGGTGAATGGCGGTACGATCTTCCTCGATGAAATTGGAGAAATGCCGCTAGGTACGCAAGCCCGTTTGCTAAGAGTGCTGGAAACCGGTGAATATATCCGGGTAGGATCATCTAAAGTTCAGAAAACCGATGTGAGGGTTATCGCGGCTACCAACCGCGATTTACTGGATCTTACACAGGCGGGAAAGTTTAGGGAAGATCTATACTACCGTTTAAATACCGTACCCATCCGCGTACCTTCATTGAGGGATCGCAAGGAAGATATTCCCTTGCTGTTCCGCAAATTCTGCGTAGATTTTGCAGAACGGTATAAAACCACCGCTATCCAGTTGGATGATGAAGCTAAAAATATCTTGATCAATTACCCTTGGCGCGGTAACGTGCGGGAATTGAAAAACATGGCGGAACAAATCTCCGTTTTAGCGCAAGAAAAATTAGTTTCGTCGGAAGAACTGAAACGCTTTTTGCCGGAGCAAGTGCCCATGCAACAATTACCCGTCTTAGCCAACAGCGGTAACAAGTCACAAAATGGCGATTTCAATAGCGAAAGGGATATCCTGTACAAGCTCTTTTTCGATATGAAAAAGGATGTCAACGAATTGAAAAAAATGTTTTTTGATATCCTTCAAAATCCGAACATCGCCCATGCACCCGCCTACCAAGATGCGGATCTATTACATAATTACGCGCCGGCCGAAATGAATGCCGGTCAAAATGCGGGTAGCCATCAACCGATCTTGCTTTCGGGTGATAAAATAGCACAACATGAAGAGGTGGAAGAAACCCTGTCCATTGCAGACAAGGAGAAAGAACTAATCGTGAAAGCTTTGAAAAAACATAAAGGTAAAAGGAAGGATGCGGCACTGGAACTCGGTATCTCGGAAAGAACCTTGTACCGCAAGTTGAAAGAGTACAATATCAACGACTAA
- the lptE gene encoding LPS assembly lipoprotein LptE: MIKNFMFSKYPLTFTTSMAKFSRIWLLLGLIFIIDACSIKYSLTGASIDNDAKTVNVHFIENRAPLNNPTLSQRITEGLRQKIMSQTRLTQTNEANADYDFKGAITGYSFSSVAVTDVDKPANARLTVTVTITFAKRIGDKKGFSNQTFSRSEDFPATQTPSEAEPRLLEKIIPQLVDDIFNRAFANW, from the coding sequence ATGATAAAAAATTTTATGTTTTCTAAATATCCGCTTACATTTACAACTTCTATGGCCAAGTTTAGTAGAATATGGCTCTTGCTAGGATTGATTTTTATAATAGATGCCTGCTCAATAAAATATTCGCTGACAGGCGCTAGTATCGATAACGATGCCAAGACTGTAAATGTACACTTTATTGAAAACCGGGCTCCTTTAAATAACCCGACCCTCAGCCAAAGGATTACGGAGGGTTTGCGCCAAAAAATCATGTCGCAAACAAGGTTAACACAAACCAATGAAGCCAATGCTGATTATGATTTCAAAGGCGCTATTACCGGGTATTCCTTCTCCAGCGTAGCCGTAACCGATGTCGACAAACCGGCCAATGCCCGTTTGACGGTAACCGTAACGATTACATTTGCAAAAAGAATCGGGGATAAGAAAGGTTTCAGCAACCAGACTTTCTCCCGCTCGGAAGATTTTCCAGCGACGCAAACGCCCAGTGAAGCCGAACCCAGGCTGCTTGAGAAGATTATTCCACAGCTAGTCGACGATATTTTCAACAGGGCATTCGCGAATTGGTAA
- a CDS encoding DUF2279 domain-containing protein, translating to MNLRAILCLLFVNFSFIFAAPAQQRLRFTDIPDTTVPSRVWIMGGFTAGLTAGSLVALNQYWYKDYDKTSFHFFNDGREWQQMDKIGHAFTAYMTAKYSRELWRWTGIPKKKQIWLGAASSIVYQSVIEVLDGYSSEWGFSWKDMGANLLGTGLMVSQELAWDEQRIHLKFSYLGEKYPGDPVIKNRTDDIFGNGFPERVLKDYNGQTYWLSVNLFAFSAQKNHRLKWLNLALGYGGKNMYGGDDNTWEYDGVHYDYNHVKRLRQFYLSPDIDFTQIPTKKKGLKILFQVMNMIKIPAPTLEYRTDGHWKGHWLF from the coding sequence ATGAACCTGCGGGCGATATTATGCTTACTGTTTGTCAACTTTTCCTTCATATTTGCTGCTCCCGCACAGCAACGTTTAAGATTTACAGATATTCCCGACACCACTGTACCTTCCAGGGTTTGGATCATGGGCGGATTTACTGCCGGGCTAACAGCCGGTTCGCTCGTTGCTCTCAATCAATATTGGTACAAGGATTATGATAAAACTTCGTTTCATTTTTTTAATGATGGCAGGGAATGGCAGCAGATGGATAAGATCGGGCATGCTTTCACCGCCTACATGACTGCAAAATACAGCAGGGAATTGTGGCGTTGGACCGGCATCCCGAAGAAAAAACAAATTTGGTTAGGGGCTGCCAGTAGTATTGTATATCAATCTGTCATCGAAGTATTGGATGGATACTCCAGCGAATGGGGCTTTTCTTGGAAAGATATGGGCGCCAACCTCCTAGGTACCGGCTTAATGGTGAGCCAAGAATTAGCGTGGGATGAACAAAGGATACATTTGAAATTTTCGTATCTAGGCGAAAAATATCCGGGTGATCCCGTTATCAAGAACAGGACGGATGATATTTTTGGTAATGGCTTTCCGGAAAGGGTATTGAAAGATTATAACGGGCAAACATATTGGCTGTCTGTTAACCTGTTTGCATTCTCCGCACAGAAAAATCACCGTTTAAAATGGCTTAACCTTGCCCTCGGTTATGGCGGCAAAAACATGTACGGCGGCGATGATAATACCTGGGAATATGATGGCGTTCATTACGATTATAACCACGTAAAACGGCTCCGGCAATTTTATCTTTCACCGGATATAGATTTCACGCAAATACCCACCAAGAAAAAAGGCTTGAAGATATTATTCCAAGTAATGAATATGATCAAAATTCCGGCGCCAACATTGGAATACAGAACAGACGGACACTGGAAAGGACATTGGCTCTTCTGA
- a CDS encoding phosphoribosyltransferase family protein: MENKNVILSQEVIAQKIIRIAYEIYEHNSAEKGIVLAGIWDRGSIIARKIADQLKEISDIDVELIELKLNKENPSQVDISKEMDFTGKVIVVVDDVANSGRTMLYALKPFLNNLPRKIQTAVLVDRKHKSFPLSVDFVGYSLATTLQEMVMVDTNGEEIVSAYLV; this comes from the coding sequence ATGGAAAATAAGAATGTAATACTGTCGCAAGAGGTGATCGCGCAAAAGATCATCCGCATCGCATACGAAATATATGAACATAACAGTGCCGAGAAAGGTATTGTTTTGGCCGGTATCTGGGATAGGGGATCGATCATTGCCCGCAAAATAGCGGATCAGCTCAAAGAAATTTCCGATATCGACGTGGAACTAATCGAATTGAAATTGAATAAAGAAAATCCTTCCCAAGTTGATATTTCCAAGGAGATGGATTTTACAGGTAAAGTAATCGTGGTGGTTGATGATGTAGCTAATTCCGGTAGAACAATGTTATATGCATTAAAACCCTTCCTTAATAATTTACCAAGAAAGATTCAAACTGCCGTGCTCGTGGATCGTAAGCACAAATCATTCCCATTGTCGGTCGATTTTGTAGGTTATTCCCTGGCAACGACTTTGCAGGAGATGGTAATGGTAGATACAAATGGCGAAGAGATCGTGTCCGCGTATTTGGTGTGA
- a CDS encoding (Fe-S)-binding protein — translation MHIKSMAEYTASGETPDILFWVGCAGSFDQRAQKITKAFAMILDKVGMKFAILGKEEACTGDPARRAGNEFLFQMMAYNNIQVLNSYNVSKIVTTCPHCFNTLKNEYPELGGTYEVMHHTQLLQQLINEGKITLKDGGTFKGKKITYHDSCYLGRANDVYEAPRQVLEILDAELVEMKRCRSKGLCCGAGGAQMFKEEEKGNTRINTERGKEAVETGASVVAMNCPFCMTMLTDGVKEQGKEDDVKVLDLAEIIAESMQ, via the coding sequence ATGCATATAAAGTCAATGGCGGAATATACGGCGAGCGGGGAAACACCGGATATCTTATTCTGGGTGGGATGTGCCGGGAGTTTCGATCAAAGGGCACAGAAAATTACCAAGGCTTTTGCCATGATCCTCGATAAAGTAGGAATGAAATTCGCTATCCTAGGTAAAGAAGAAGCTTGCACGGGAGACCCGGCAAGGCGCGCCGGGAACGAATTCTTATTCCAAATGATGGCTTATAATAATATCCAGGTATTAAATTCATACAATGTGTCCAAGATCGTAACGACCTGCCCGCATTGTTTTAATACCTTGAAAAATGAATACCCCGAGCTGGGCGGTACTTACGAAGTTATGCATCACACGCAATTACTGCAACAACTCATCAATGAAGGCAAAATAACGCTGAAAGACGGCGGCACTTTTAAAGGTAAAAAAATCACGTACCACGATTCCTGTTACCTGGGCAGGGCTAATGATGTTTACGAAGCGCCCAGGCAAGTGCTCGAAATACTTGATGCCGAGCTGGTTGAAATGAAGCGATGCCGGAGTAAAGGATTGTGCTGCGGCGCAGGTGGTGCGCAGATGTTTAAAGAAGAAGAAAAAGGTAATACCCGCATCAATACCGAGCGCGGAAAAGAAGCCGTGGAAACCGGCGCTTCCGTGGTAGCCATGAATTGCCCTTTCTGTATGACGATGCTTACCGATGGCGTCAAAGAACAGGGCAAAGAAGATGATGTAAAAGTATTGGACCTGGCTGAAATTATAGCGGAAAGCATGCAATAA
- the miaB gene encoding tRNA (N6-isopentenyl adenosine(37)-C2)-methylthiotransferase MiaB produces MLDQKVHDESRQGEAYAPGVETVNEFAKKFYIESYGCQMNFNDSEIVASILQNEGFGATRNYEEADFILLNTCSIREKAEQTVRTRLTEFRKLKRGKPGMLVGVLGCMAERLKSKFLEEEKLVDIVVGPDAYRTLPGLIQEAETGQKAINVLLSREETYADINPVRLDSNGVTAFVSIMRGCNNMCTFCVVPFTRGRERSRDPHSIVAEARDLYDRGFREVTLLGQNVDSYYYINGEDQSTNFAQLLEKVALISPLLRVRFSTSHPKDITDEVLYTMAKYENICKYIHLPVQSGSTRVLQLMNRTYTREWYMKKVDRIKEILPGCGISTDIITGFCTETEEDHRDTLDIMEYAKYDLAYMFAYSERPGTLAARRYQDDVPDEVKKRRLTEVVSLHRRHALEGMQQEVGKTLKVLIEGTSKRSEEQLFGRTDQNRVVVFPREHYKKGEYVMVKVNDCTAATLLGEVVEPVEA; encoded by the coding sequence ATGTTGGATCAAAAAGTGCACGATGAAAGTCGCCAAGGTGAAGCATACGCTCCCGGGGTAGAAACGGTAAATGAATTTGCGAAAAAATTCTATATAGAAAGCTATGGTTGTCAAATGAACTTCAACGATAGTGAAATTGTCGCTTCAATCTTGCAAAACGAAGGATTCGGGGCTACCAGGAATTATGAAGAAGCAGATTTTATATTGTTAAATACTTGCTCTATCCGCGAAAAGGCCGAACAAACGGTTCGTACACGCTTGACGGAATTCCGCAAGCTGAAACGCGGCAAACCGGGGATGCTAGTCGGGGTATTGGGTTGTATGGCCGAGCGGCTGAAGTCTAAGTTCCTCGAAGAAGAAAAATTGGTAGATATCGTGGTGGGTCCTGATGCTTACCGTACCCTTCCCGGGCTGATCCAAGAAGCCGAAACCGGGCAAAAAGCGATCAACGTGTTACTGAGCCGCGAAGAAACATATGCAGATATCAACCCCGTTAGACTAGATAGCAACGGCGTCACCGCCTTCGTATCGATCATGCGTGGCTGCAATAATATGTGCACCTTCTGCGTGGTACCTTTTACACGCGGCCGCGAACGCAGCCGGGATCCCCACTCGATCGTTGCAGAAGCGAGGGACTTATATGACAGGGGCTTCCGCGAAGTGACCCTGCTGGGACAAAATGTTGATTCTTACTATTATATAAATGGTGAGGACCAAAGCACCAACTTCGCGCAATTGCTCGAAAAAGTGGCTTTGATCTCCCCCTTATTACGCGTTCGTTTTAGTACTTCACACCCCAAGGATATTACGGATGAAGTACTCTACACGATGGCTAAGTACGAGAACATTTGCAAATACATCCACCTGCCGGTTCAAAGCGGCAGCACGCGGGTACTGCAACTGATGAACCGTACTTATACGCGCGAATGGTACATGAAGAAAGTAGATCGTATCAAGGAAATCCTGCCGGGTTGCGGCATTTCTACCGACATCATCACCGGTTTCTGCACGGAAACGGAAGAAGATCACCGGGATACGCTCGACATCATGGAATATGCCAAGTACGATTTAGCGTATATGTTTGCCTATTCGGAGCGCCCAGGTACATTGGCAGCCCGCAGGTACCAAGACGATGTTCCAGACGAAGTAAAGAAAAGAAGATTGACGGAAGTGGTAAGTCTTCACCGCAGGCACGCCTTGGAGGGCATGCAACAGGAAGTAGGCAAAACCTTGAAAGTGCTGATCGAAGGAACCTCCAAACGCTCCGAAGAACAATTATTTGGACGTACCGATCAAAACCGCGTTGTCGTATTCCCAAGGGAACATTACAAGAAAGGGGAATATGTCATGGTAAAAGTAAATGACTGCACGGCGGCTACCCTGTTGGGAGAAGTTGTAGAGCCCGTAGAAGCATAA